One Opitutia bacterium DNA segment encodes these proteins:
- a CDS encoding cobalamin B12-binding domain-containing protein, with the protein MAAANPRRAAAVHAAPLRILTAVPICDGHDSAVTTINIELARHGIEVIYLGYHQSATTIARAAIQEDANVVGLSSYNGGHIVFFKEVVDRLKALGSGDIPVFGGGGGTITLADERVMKRQGTDRIFFAGTPLDDIMALIKREYARDAKPNAKFKGDRALARAITLAETAMFEGRAGPLGPPRMAKTARPAVAPYPKAKSAKRSHVLGIAGPGGAGKSTLIDELTSRFLRNVPQGRIAILANDPSHPDTHGAILGDRVSAIYAQDDRVFFRSMATRGSLTGLSAAAPAAIDILKKSGEFDLILVESVGVGQESDPFGVFGGKKLVDATLFVLAPYYGGRIQLQKIALLNGADFVALNKCDHPMAHTAKAEIQARLDYNGKGQTLHTTTAAKHFDPGVDSLFRALAERGGLTLSTGGEPACQLKLA; encoded by the coding sequence ATGGCCGCCGCAAACCCCCGCCGCGCTGCCGCTGTCCACGCCGCTCCGCTCCGCATCCTGACTGCGGTGCCGATCTGCGACGGACACGACAGCGCCGTCACGACCATCAACATCGAACTCGCCCGCCACGGCATCGAGGTCATCTACCTCGGCTACCACCAATCGGCCACGACCATCGCGCGCGCCGCCATCCAGGAGGACGCCAACGTCGTCGGCCTCAGTTCCTACAACGGCGGCCACATCGTCTTCTTCAAGGAAGTCGTCGACCGCCTCAAGGCCCTCGGCTCGGGCGACATTCCGGTCTTCGGCGGCGGCGGCGGCACCATCACGCTCGCCGACGAACGCGTAATGAAGCGCCAGGGCACCGATCGCATCTTCTTCGCCGGCACGCCGCTCGACGACATCATGGCACTCATCAAGCGCGAGTATGCCCGCGACGCGAAGCCCAACGCCAAATTCAAGGGCGACCGCGCCCTCGCCCGCGCCATCACGCTCGCCGAAACCGCCATGTTTGAAGGTAGGGCGGGACCGCTGGGCCCGCCGCGAATGGCCAAAACGGCGCGCCCAGCGGTCGCGCCCTACCCCAAAGCAAAGAGCGCCAAGCGCTCGCATGTCCTCGGCATCGCCGGCCCCGGCGGCGCGGGCAAATCCACGCTCATCGACGAACTCACCTCGCGCTTCCTGCGCAATGTCCCTCAAGGCCGCATCGCCATCCTCGCCAACGACCCGTCCCACCCCGACACCCACGGCGCCATCCTCGGCGACCGCGTGAGCGCGATCTACGCGCAGGACGACCGCGTCTTCTTCCGCTCCATGGCCACGCGGGGCAGTCTCACCGGCCTCAGCGCCGCCGCCCCCGCCGCGATCGACATCCTGAAAAAGTCCGGCGAATTCGACCTGATTCTGGTCGAGTCCGTCGGCGTCGGCCAGGAGAGCGACCCGTTCGGCGTCTTCGGCGGCAAAAAACTCGTCGACGCCACGCTCTTCGTCCTCGCGCCCTATTACGGCGGCCGCATCCAGCTGCAGAAGATCGCGCTGCTCAACGGCGCCGACTTCGTCGCGCTGAACAAATGCGACCACCCGATGGCCCACACCGCCAAGGCCGAGATCCAAGCCCGCCTCGACTACAACGGCAAAGGCCAAACCCTCCACACCACCACCGCCGCGAAGCACTTCGATCCCGGCGTCGACTCCCTCTTCCGCGCCCTCGCCGAACGCGGCGGCCTCACCCTCTCCACCGGCGGCGAACCCGCCTGCCAGCTCAAACTGGCATGA
- a CDS encoding acyl-CoA carboxylase subunit beta codes for MKPTTPSTTPALLDRCNEIAQQEAQLREGGGAAGQERQHKLGRLFVRERIAALIDSPESWVEVGLWAAHGMYREWGAFPGAGVVTGIGDIAGHPCMIVANDATVKAGAFVPMTCKKVLRAQRIAFECNLPLVYLVDSSGVFLPMQDEIFPDEDDFGRIFRNNAVISAAGIPQYAAIMGNCVAGGAYLPVLCDKILMTEGSGLYLAGPQLVKAAIGQETDTETLGGAAMHAEISGTVDFKEKDDPAALKRLRSLIGLLPAEPVAGLAEPGPGSATPATEFPASKIYELVSIDGRKEYDVRDVIRCLVDAGSLDEYKADYGKSIVCAFARLGGRPIGIVANQRMRVQSKAAGAAGLQMPGVIYADSADKGARFIMDCNQTRVPLLFLQDVSGFMVGKDAEQSGIIRSGAKMVNALSNSTVPKITVITGGSFGAGNYAMCGKAFDPRFIFSWPHGKYAVMGAAQASDVVFNILAKSSKQERTKEELDALRAQVKAGYVEQTDIRYGAARGWVDALIQPHQTREVLLRAFALACRPAPSANFHTGVLQV; via the coding sequence GTGAAACCCACCACCCCTTCCACCACCCCCGCCCTCCTCGACCGCTGCAATGAAATCGCGCAGCAGGAAGCCCAGCTCCGCGAGGGCGGCGGCGCGGCCGGGCAGGAGCGCCAGCACAAGCTCGGGCGTCTCTTCGTCCGCGAGCGCATCGCGGCGCTGATCGATTCGCCGGAGTCGTGGGTCGAGGTCGGTCTCTGGGCGGCGCACGGGATGTATCGCGAGTGGGGCGCGTTCCCCGGCGCGGGCGTCGTCACCGGCATCGGCGACATCGCCGGCCATCCGTGCATGATCGTCGCCAACGACGCCACCGTGAAGGCCGGTGCGTTCGTCCCGATGACGTGCAAGAAAGTCCTCCGCGCGCAGCGCATCGCCTTCGAGTGCAACCTGCCGCTCGTCTACCTCGTGGACTCGTCCGGCGTGTTCCTGCCGATGCAGGACGAAATTTTTCCCGACGAGGACGACTTCGGCCGCATCTTCCGCAACAACGCGGTCATCTCCGCCGCCGGCATCCCGCAATACGCCGCCATCATGGGCAACTGCGTCGCGGGCGGCGCGTATCTGCCCGTGCTCTGCGACAAGATCCTCATGACCGAGGGCAGCGGCCTCTACCTCGCCGGCCCGCAGCTCGTGAAGGCCGCCATCGGCCAGGAAACCGACACCGAGACGCTCGGCGGCGCCGCGATGCACGCGGAGATTTCCGGCACGGTGGATTTCAAGGAGAAGGACGACCCCGCGGCGCTGAAGCGGCTGCGCTCGCTGATCGGACTCCTGCCGGCGGAACCTGTAGCCGGGCTCGCTGAGCCCGGCCCGGGGTCAGCGACCCCGGCTACAGAATTCCCCGCCTCGAAGATTTATGAACTGGTGAGTATCGACGGCCGCAAGGAATACGACGTGCGCGACGTCATCCGCTGCCTCGTCGACGCCGGCTCGCTCGATGAATACAAGGCCGACTACGGCAAATCGATCGTCTGCGCCTTCGCGCGGCTCGGCGGACGCCCGATCGGCATCGTCGCGAACCAGCGCATGCGCGTGCAGTCGAAGGCCGCGGGCGCGGCCGGACTGCAGATGCCGGGCGTCATCTACGCCGACAGCGCCGACAAGGGCGCGCGCTTCATCATGGACTGCAACCAGACGCGCGTGCCGCTGCTGTTCCTGCAGGACGTGTCGGGCTTCATGGTCGGCAAGGACGCCGAGCAGAGCGGCATCATTCGCAGCGGCGCGAAGATGGTGAACGCACTCAGCAACTCCACCGTGCCGAAGATCACCGTCATCACCGGCGGCTCGTTCGGCGCCGGCAACTACGCGATGTGCGGCAAGGCCTTCGACCCGCGCTTCATATTCTCGTGGCCGCACGGCAAATACGCCGTGATGGGCGCCGCGCAGGCCAGCGACGTCGTGTTCAACATCCTCGCCAAGTCCTCGAAGCAGGAGCGCACGAAGGAGGAACTCGACGCGCTGCGCGCGCAGGTGAAGGCCGGCTACGTCGAGCAAACCGACATCCGCTACGGCGCCGCGCGCGGCTGGGTCGACGCGCTCATCCAACCGCACCAGACCCGCGAAGTGCTCCTCCGCGCCTTCGCCCTCGCCTGTCGTCCGGCCCCGAGCGCGAATTTCCACACCGGCGTGTTGCAGGTTTGA
- a CDS encoding response regulator: MIRALYAEDDPNVAGIVRSYVEHFAPDWELEIVPNGTRCLERMAEGGFDILLLDLVLPDTDGLQILGELARRNDPTPVVMVTGHGQTDLAVRALRAGAADCVDKTSPQFLQLVDIVKRVQARHAEARGKRPSTAAVAGRHTIALIEGSAALPGSIGEFLARHAPQFDLQVIATTSELNHFLSIGAPAKAVIVGPTPHQNKPLEVLRQLRSHTTDMPVIVVSARNDGETTIAAFKLGAQDYILQKPDYLTEVVFSLNSILRHAEAERQNTQLQKELETLNRSLEAQVIARTRELQALSLRLLRIQEDERRAIARELHDEIGQLLTGLKLQLEAGLKAAGDAPLRAHFVEATTTASSLLEHVRMLTQQYRPRVLDDLGLQPAIEWHLKQFTKQTGIEVDFAADLPAARLPGELETVVYRIVQESLTNVARHAQAKQAAVAITHDERQLIVEISDRGRGFDLTAALAKTDSLGLAGLRERVNLAGGRIEMQSTVGAGTRITAEFPLPVSPS, from the coding sequence ATGATCCGAGCCCTTTACGCCGAGGATGACCCCAATGTCGCCGGCATCGTGCGCAGCTACGTCGAGCATTTCGCACCCGACTGGGAGCTGGAAATCGTGCCCAACGGCACGCGCTGCCTCGAACGCATGGCCGAGGGCGGCTTCGACATCCTGCTGCTCGACCTCGTGCTGCCCGACACGGACGGCCTGCAAATCCTCGGCGAGCTCGCACGGCGCAATGACCCCACGCCCGTCGTGATGGTCACGGGTCACGGCCAAACCGATCTCGCCGTCCGCGCGCTTCGCGCCGGCGCAGCCGACTGCGTCGACAAAACCTCCCCGCAATTTCTCCAACTCGTCGACATCGTGAAGCGCGTGCAGGCGCGCCACGCCGAGGCCCGCGGCAAACGCCCATCGACCGCCGCCGTCGCGGGACGGCACACTATCGCGCTGATCGAGGGCTCCGCCGCGTTGCCGGGCAGCATCGGTGAATTCCTCGCGCGCCATGCTCCGCAGTTCGACCTGCAGGTCATCGCGACGACGAGCGAGCTGAACCACTTCCTCTCGATCGGCGCGCCCGCGAAAGCCGTCATCGTCGGTCCGACGCCGCACCAGAACAAACCGCTCGAAGTGCTGCGCCAGCTGCGTTCGCACACGACCGACATGCCGGTCATCGTCGTCTCCGCCCGCAACGACGGCGAAACGACGATCGCCGCGTTCAAACTCGGTGCGCAGGACTACATTCTGCAGAAGCCCGACTACCTCACGGAGGTCGTCTTCTCGCTCAACAGCATCCTGCGCCACGCCGAGGCCGAGCGGCAGAACACGCAGCTGCAAAAGGAACTGGAGACGCTCAACCGCTCGCTCGAAGCGCAGGTCATCGCCCGCACGCGCGAGTTGCAGGCACTGTCGCTCCGCCTCCTCCGCATCCAGGAAGACGAGCGCCGCGCCATCGCGCGCGAGTTGCACGACGAGATCGGGCAGTTGCTCACCGGGTTGAAACTCCAACTCGAGGCGGGCCTGAAAGCCGCGGGCGACGCGCCGCTGCGCGCGCATTTTGTCGAGGCCACGACGACCGCGAGCAGCCTGCTCGAGCACGTCCGCATGCTCACGCAGCAATACCGCCCGCGCGTGCTCGACGACCTCGGCCTTCAGCCCGCGATCGAGTGGCACCTCAAGCAGTTCACCAAGCAAACCGGCATCGAAGTCGACTTCGCCGCCGACTTGCCGGCCGCACGCCTGCCGGGTGAACTCGAGACGGTCGTCTACCGCATCGTGCAGGAATCCCTCACCAACGTCGCCCGCCACGCCCAAGCGAAACAAGCCGCCGTCGCCATCACGCACGACGAACGCCAGCTGATCGTCGAAATCTCCGACCGTGGCCGCGGCTTCGATCTCACCGCCGCGCTGGCCAAGACCGATTCGCTCGGCCTCGCCGGCTTGCGCGAGCGCGTGAACCTCGCAGGCGGCCGCATCGAGATGCAATCGACCGTCGGCGCCGGCACGCGCATCACCGCCGAGTTCCCCCTGCCCGTTTCGCCATCATGA
- a CDS encoding response regulator transcription factor, protein MTTVILADDHEIVRRGVRSVLQADGRFQIVAEVADGLSAVQQTEKLKPNVLFLDLSLPRLHGLEALRQIRICSPNTKVLVLSMHNDEPYVIEALRSGASAYILKGSESEEIVKATQEVLAGRRFLSAPLTEWAITALAVKTPDSSDPYNTLSPREREVMQLAAEGLGAAEIAEKLFISARTAETHRANLMRKLSLQTQTDLVRYAIRRGLIQA, encoded by the coding sequence ATGACCACCGTCATTCTCGCCGACGACCATGAGATCGTGCGCCGCGGCGTCCGCAGCGTGCTGCAAGCCGACGGACGTTTCCAAATCGTGGCCGAAGTGGCCGACGGCCTTTCCGCCGTCCAGCAAACGGAAAAGCTGAAGCCGAACGTCCTGTTCCTCGATCTTTCGCTGCCCCGCCTGCACGGCCTCGAGGCGCTGCGCCAGATCCGCATCTGCAGCCCGAACACGAAGGTGCTCGTGCTCTCGATGCACAACGACGAGCCCTACGTCATCGAGGCGCTACGCAGCGGCGCTTCGGCCTACATTCTGAAAGGCTCGGAATCCGAAGAGATCGTGAAGGCCACGCAAGAGGTGCTCGCCGGCCGGCGTTTCCTCAGCGCGCCGCTCACGGAGTGGGCGATCACGGCGCTCGCAGTGAAGACGCCGGACTCGAGCGATCCCTACAACACGCTCTCGCCGCGCGAACGCGAAGTGATGCAGCTCGCCGCCGAAGGACTCGGCGCGGCGGAGATCGCCGAGAAACTCTTCATCAGCGCGCGCACCGCCGAGACGCATCGCGCGAACCTGATGCGCAAGCTCAGCCTGCAAACGCAGACCGACCTCGTGCGCTACGCGATCCGCCGCGGGCTGATCCAAGCGTGA